One Punica granatum isolate Tunisia-2019 chromosome 3, ASM765513v2, whole genome shotgun sequence genomic window carries:
- the LOC116201400 gene encoding probable glucuronoxylan glucuronosyltransferase IRX7: MEQIQQTQQQQLRRPAAGARRGFYVRMKLLHHHPKQHQRHHQDKNLCFRNYKWLLWVSLSLYFLSSYLISHSPHGHRGHRLVSSAGSSHASRALIESINSTSASKDGLLADLKVFVYELPPRYNSDWLSNERCSTHLFGAEVAIHRALLSSDVRTFDPYEADFFFVPVYVSCNFSTVNGFPAIGHARSLISSAIDLISSEYPFWNRSQGSDHVFVASHDYGACFHAMEDRAIADGIPEFFKNSVVLQTFGVNYKHPCQEVENVVIPPYIPPEGVRRTLGKAPMDGPRDIWVFFRGKMEVHPKNISGRFYSKAVRSLIWHKFNGDRRFYLKRHRFAGYQLEILRSVFCLCPLGWAPWSPRLVESVALGCVPVIIADGIQLPFPEAVPWPEISLTVAERDAGKLDAILEHVTATNLTVIQRNLWDPDVRRALLFNDRVQYGDATWQVLDALSRKLDRSPRTAKVPSQWASDT; encoded by the exons ATGGAGCAGATACAGCAGacgcagcagcagcagcttaGGAGACCCGCGGCAGGGGCTAGGAGGGGCTTCTATGTCAGGATGAAGCTCCTGCATCATCATCCCAAGCAGCACCAGAGACACCACCAAGACAAGAACCTCTGCTTCAGGAATTACAAATGGCTCCTCTGggtctccctctccctctacTTCCTTAGCTCTTACCTCATCAGCCACAGCCCCCACGGTCATCGAGGCCACCGGCTCGTCTCGAGCGCCGGATCCTCCCACGCCTCCCGAGCTCTCATTGAGTCCATCAACTCCACCTCTGCCAGCAAAGATG GGCTGTTGGCCGATTTGAAGGTGTTCGTCTACGAGCTGCCCCCGAGGTACAATTCCGATTGGCTCTCGAACGAGCGGTGCAGCACCCACCTGTTCGGGGCCGAGGTGGCCATCCACCGGGCCCTGCTCAGCAGCGACGTGAGGACGTTCGACCCCTACGAGGCCGACTTCTTCTTCGTGCCTGTCTACGTCTCCTGCAACTTCAGCACTGTCAATGGCTTCCCTGCGATCGGCCACGCAAGGTCGCTCATTTCCTCCGCAATCGACCTCATCTCATCGGAGTACCCTTTCTGGAACCGCAGCCAGGGCTCCGACCACGTCTTCGTCGCCTCTCACGATTACGGCGCTTGTTTCCACGCCATGGAGGACAGAGCCATTGCGGATGGGATACCGGAGTTTTTTAAGAACTCGGTCGTGTTGCAGACATTCGGAGTTAATTACAAGCACCCATGTCAGGAGGTGGAGAATGTGGTCATCCCGCCGTACATTCCGCCGGAGGGCGTCCGGCGGACCCTCGGGAAGGCTCCGATGGACGGCCCTAGAGACATCTGGGTGTTCTTCCGCGGGAAGATGGAGGTCCATCCCAAGAACATCAGCGGCCGTTTCTACAGCAA GGCAGTGCGATCGTTGATATGGCATAAGTTCAATGGGGACAGGAGATTCTACCTCAAGAGGCACCGGTTCGCCGGCTACCAGTTGGAAATTTTACGGTCAGTATTCTGCCTCTGTCCGCTTGGGTGGGCACCGTGGAGCCCGCGGCTGGTCGAGTCCGTGGCGCTGGGCTGCGTCCCGGTGATCATCGCCGACGGCATCCAGCTGCCCTTCCCGGAAGCCGTGCCGTGGCCGGAGATATCCCTTACGGTGGCGGAGAGGGACGCGGGGAAGCTCGACGCCATACTCGAGCACGTGACCGCGACCAACCTCACGGTCATACAGAGGAACCTGTGGGACCCGGACGTCAGGCGGGCCCTGCTCTTCAACGATCGGGTCCAGTACGGTGACGCCACGTGGCAGGTGCTGGATGCGCTCTCCCGGAAGCTCGACAGGTCGCCGAGAACGGCTAAGGTTCCCAGCCAATGGGCGAGTGACACGTAA
- the LOC116201115 gene encoding protein NUCLEAR FUSION DEFECTIVE 4, translating to MDKPDGLDAVRFTVYLLQGRWFTVFASFLVMFGAGATYLFGIYSKQIKATLGYDQTTLNLIGFFKDLGANVGVLSGLIAEVIPTWAVLLIGSAMNFAGYFMIWMAVTGKIPKPRVWHMCAYICIGANSQNFANTGALVTCVKNFPEGRGVLLGLLKGFVGLSGAVMTQMYLAIYGNDSKSLILLIAWLPAAISVVFVYTVRTLEPGRRPNERRVFYRFLYVSIVLALFLMVVTILQKQFVFPKWAYATTATMVCALLFVPLMIIIREELILWSSRKQPNSNIIAADSNPAIKVISRNPESVGTDSALIPTTTPNLEQSTPWYADIFKPPARGEDYKILQALLSIDMLVLFIATFCGLGSSLTAVDNLGQIGESLGYPARITSTFLSLVSIWNYFGRVFSGFVSEGLLERYKVPRPLMMTFVLLLSCIGHILIAFHTPGSLYVASIIIGFSFGAQLPLLFAIISELFGLKYYSTLFNCGQLASPLGSYILNVKVTGKLYDSEAVKDLRRKGLERSDVKELTCIGAHCYRLSFIVLTLVTLFGAIVSLVLVARTREFYKGDIYKKFRDEVEMPQKMDNKDKDVSTVKGQA from the exons atggACAAGCCCGATGGCCTCGACGCGGTCCGCTTCACCGTCTACCTCCTCCAGGGCCGGTGGTTCACGGTCTTCGCGTCCTTCCTGGTAATGTTCGGTGCCGGGGCTACCTACCTGTTCGGAATCTATTCCAAGCAGATCAAGGCAACCCTGGGCTACGACCAGACAACCTTAAACCTCATAGGATTCTTCAAGGACCTTGGCGCAAACGTCGGTGTCCTATCGGGCCTCATCGCCGAAGTCATCCCTACGTGGGCGGTGCTCCTCATCGGGTCCGCCATGAACTTTGCGGGCTACTTCATGATCTGGATGGCTGTCACGGGTAAAATCCCGAAGCCCCGGGTCTGGCACATGTGCGCGTACATCTGCATCGGGGCGAACTCCCAGAACTTCGCCAATACCGGGGCGCTCGTCACCTGCGTTAAGAACTTCCCGGAAGGCCGGGGCGTGTTGCTGGGCCTGCTGAAGGGCTTCGTGGGCCTCAGCGGGGCGGTGATGACCCAGATGTACCTCGCCATCTACGGGAACGACTCGAAGTCACTTATCTTATTGATCGCGTGGCTTCCTGCAGCGATCTCGGTCGTGTTCGTGTATACGGTCCGGACCCTGGAGCCTGGCCGGAGGCCTAACGAGAGGAGGGTCTTTTACAGATTCTTGTACGTGTCGATCGTGCTCGCGCTTTTTCTGATGGTCGTAACGATTCTGCAGAAGCAATTCGTTTTTCCCAAATGGGCCTATGCTACGACCGCCACTATGGTCTGTGCATTACTCTTTGTCCCTCTAATGATCATCATAAGGGAAGAATTGATCCTTTGGAGCTCACGTAAACAGCCTAACAGTAATATAATTGCTGCTGATTCTAATCCCGCTATCAAAGTAATTTCCCGGAATCCCGAATCGGTCGGTACAGACTCTGCTTTGATCCCGACAACGACACCAAACCTGGAGCAGAGCACGCCGTGGTATGCTGACATATTTAAACCACCTGCTCGGGGCGAAGACTACAAGATTCTGCAGGCGCTTCTCAGCATTGACATGCTGGTTCTGTTTATTGCGACATTTTGCGGGTTGGGCTCGAGCTTGACTGCAGTAGACAATCTGGGTCAGATCGGGGAGTCCCTCGGGTACCCAGCGAGGATTACGAGCACCTTTCTGTCACTAGTGAGCATATGGAATTACTTCGGCCGGGTTTTTTCGGGCTTCGTCTCCGAAGGCCTACTCGAGAG GTACAAGGTCCCGCGGCCTCTTATGATGACGTTTGTACTTCTGCTTTCGTGCATCGGGCACATCCTCATTGCGTTCCACACCCCCGGGTCCCTCTACGTGGCATCCATCATAATCGGATTCTCATTCGGGGCCCAACTCCCCCTGCTGTTCGCGATAATCTCGGAGCTATTCGGGCTAAAGTACTACTCGACACTGTTCAACTGCGGCCAGCTGGCGAGCCCGCTCGGGTCATACATCCTGAACGTGAAGGTGACGGGGAAACTATACGACAGTGAGGCGGTGAAGGACCTGAGGAGGAAGGGGCTGGAGCGGTCCGACGTGAAGGAGCTGACGTGCATTGGGGCGCATTGCTACCGGCTAAGCTTCATCGTGCTGACTCTCGTGACGCTGTTCGGGGCGATCGTGTCGCTGGTTTTGGTCGCCCGGACCCGGGAGTTCTACAAAGGTGACATTTACAAGAAGTTCAGGGACGAGGTTGAAATGCCCCAGAAAATGGATAATAAGGATAAAGACGTGTCAACAGTAAAGGGGCAGGCGTGA
- the LOC116200854 gene encoding RCC1 and BTB domain-containing protein 2 isoform X2, producing the protein MINYLAMIHDYRSSELGRDSWNQPKMVLGLDRVNVRASFASGVVSTAIGDDGSLWVWGKSKRGQLGLGKDVTEAIVPSRVKPLSGEKIAKVSFGWGHALARTEDGKLYGWGYSADGRIGKVGKTLETSLLESNADMSGSQLSSSSVQEIAEKRVLDGMEKEKDLPIVWEPHLVEETRGFEVIDISCGLDHSLVVCRNGSLLSCGSNFYGQLGRRNADLGLFPVELSSHPICIASGLGHSLAICSKGSPDVSEESRDIFSWGWSQSSQLGRTGPEDVPSVVQGLEEETPVSVSGGRVHSVVLTSKGEVWIWGCGRNGRLGLGSSNDESEPIPIESLEGIEVLQAVSGFDHNLVLVAE; encoded by the exons aTGATAAACTACCTAGCGATGATCCATGATTACCGGTCCTCGGAATTGGGCAGGGATTCGTGGAATCAGCCGAAGATGGTATTGGGACTGGACCGAGTGAATGTCCGAGCCTCATTTGCTTCCGGGGTTGTTTCTACAGCCATTGGAGATGATGGGTCCCTTTGGGTGTGGGGGAAGTCCAAACGCGGGCAGCTTGGTCTCGGGAAGGACGTCACCGAGGCTATCGTACCTTCCCGTGTCAAACCACTTTCTGGAGAAAAGATAGCAAAG GTTTCATTCGGCTGGGGACATGCTCTTGCAAGGACCGAGGATGGGAAACTGTATGGTTGGGGTTATTCAGCAGATGGTAGGATAGGCAAGGTTGGGAAAACTCTTGAGACTTCTTTGTTAGAATCGAATGCTGATATGTCAGGTTCACAGTTATCGAGTTCGTCTGTGCAAGAAATTGCAGAGAAGAGGGTTTTGGACGGGatggagaaggagaaagacTTGCCAATTGTATGGGAACCTCATCTCGTGGAAGAGACCCGAGGTTTCGAAGTCATTGATATCTCGTGTGGCCTGGACCATTCTCTTGTTGTTTGCA GAAATGGCAGTCTACTAAGCTGTGGGAGCAACTTTTATGGTCAGCTTGGGAGAAGGAATGCGGATTTGGGATTATTTCCGGTCGAGTTAAGTTCACATCCCATATGTATTGCATCGGGGCTTGGACATTCTCTGGCAATTTGCAGTAAAGGGTCACCAGATGTTTCAGAAGAGTCAAGAGACATCTTCTCTTGGGGATGGAGTCAGAGCTCTCAACTCGGTAGGACTGGCCCAGAGGACGTTCCATCAGTAGTCCAAGGACTCGAGGAAGAAACTCCAGTGTCAGTCTCGGGCGGGCGGGTGCATTCTGTTGTTCTCACTTCAAAAGGAGAGGTGTGGATTTGGGGCTGTGGCCGAAATGGGCGGCTCGGTCTGGGAAGCTCAAACGATGAGAGCGAACCAATTCCAATAGAGTCCCTGGAAGGTATTGAAGTCCTGCAGGCCGTCTCGGGTTTCGATCATAATCTCGTGCTAGTAGCTGAGTAG
- the LOC116200854 gene encoding E3 ubiquitin-protein ligase HERC2 isoform X1, which translates to MLRFRSWRRAFFSSTRNKQWRRMSTRTVVMSFGDGTHGALGLPSSLVGPGIGGEDAYEPTKIPGLPSDVTSVSAGHYHSLAVTSQGQLWAWGRNHESQLGRGPSSPRDSWNQPKMVLGLDRVNVRASFASGVVSTAIGDDGSLWVWGKSKRGQLGLGKDVTEAIVPSRVKPLSGEKIAKVSFGWGHALARTEDGKLYGWGYSADGRIGKVGKTLETSLLESNADMSGSQLSSSSVQEIAEKRVLDGMEKEKDLPIVWEPHLVEETRGFEVIDISCGLDHSLVVCRNGSLLSCGSNFYGQLGRRNADLGLFPVELSSHPICIASGLGHSLAICSKGSPDVSEESRDIFSWGWSQSSQLGRTGPEDVPSVVQGLEEETPVSVSGGRVHSVVLTSKGEVWIWGCGRNGRLGLGSSNDESEPIPIESLEGIEVLQAVSGFDHNLVLVAE; encoded by the exons ATGTTGCGGTTCCGATCGTGGAGGAGAGCGTTCTTCAGTAGTACAAGGAACAAGCAATGGAGACGTATGAGCACCAGGACAGTGGTGATGAGCTTCGGGGACGGGACCCACGGGGCTTTGGGGTTGCCGTCGTCACTGGTGGGGCCGGGTATCGGCGGCGAGGATGCGTACGAGCCGACCAAGATCCCAGGCCTACCCTCAGATGTGACCAGTGTTAGCGCCGGCCACTACCACTCCCTCGCCGTCACCTCTCAGGGCCAGCTCTGGGCTTGGGGCCGAAACCACGAGTCCCAGCTCGGCCGCGGCCCTTCTTCCCCTCG GGATTCGTGGAATCAGCCGAAGATGGTATTGGGACTGGACCGAGTGAATGTCCGAGCCTCATTTGCTTCCGGGGTTGTTTCTACAGCCATTGGAGATGATGGGTCCCTTTGGGTGTGGGGGAAGTCCAAACGCGGGCAGCTTGGTCTCGGGAAGGACGTCACCGAGGCTATCGTACCTTCCCGTGTCAAACCACTTTCTGGAGAAAAGATAGCAAAG GTTTCATTCGGCTGGGGACATGCTCTTGCAAGGACCGAGGATGGGAAACTGTATGGTTGGGGTTATTCAGCAGATGGTAGGATAGGCAAGGTTGGGAAAACTCTTGAGACTTCTTTGTTAGAATCGAATGCTGATATGTCAGGTTCACAGTTATCGAGTTCGTCTGTGCAAGAAATTGCAGAGAAGAGGGTTTTGGACGGGatggagaaggagaaagacTTGCCAATTGTATGGGAACCTCATCTCGTGGAAGAGACCCGAGGTTTCGAAGTCATTGATATCTCGTGTGGCCTGGACCATTCTCTTGTTGTTTGCA GAAATGGCAGTCTACTAAGCTGTGGGAGCAACTTTTATGGTCAGCTTGGGAGAAGGAATGCGGATTTGGGATTATTTCCGGTCGAGTTAAGTTCACATCCCATATGTATTGCATCGGGGCTTGGACATTCTCTGGCAATTTGCAGTAAAGGGTCACCAGATGTTTCAGAAGAGTCAAGAGACATCTTCTCTTGGGGATGGAGTCAGAGCTCTCAACTCGGTAGGACTGGCCCAGAGGACGTTCCATCAGTAGTCCAAGGACTCGAGGAAGAAACTCCAGTGTCAGTCTCGGGCGGGCGGGTGCATTCTGTTGTTCTCACTTCAAAAGGAGAGGTGTGGATTTGGGGCTGTGGCCGAAATGGGCGGCTCGGTCTGGGAAGCTCAAACGATGAGAGCGAACCAATTCCAATAGAGTCCCTGGAAGGTATTGAAGTCCTGCAGGCCGTCTCGGGTTTCGATCATAATCTCGTGCTAGTAGCTGAGTAG
- the LOC116200852 gene encoding uncharacterized protein LOC116200852 codes for MSSRLDFELDDPLVNTHVPAKRRKKVIGLDDLLADHYKEEGKRIEVKSKRKKPQNNDSSDDEDNTKEAHLSTALDRYHKQMQDMGSDDEVTNWGLRVFGTQKNPPDSDFSELRSCELLQSFYDNNLDSLVGLNREEGDAFLEGLLVNGWLLKLVTTQNHVEAVVAKWTFNLMMFSSRGQLRTRACSFWCDIFSLENEDDTSYFKIDWVPNYSELRRALDIYGYTHDLSSNSTFSCADSQHVGPSQNIRTWIKFVTASCQVRSKRPMFSSAEAEELIEVIVSLFLDRQLEGLSASLYKCMLATISYFTDEEWNISCEKVAKSIANRVPRDLNCLRAVECISGVDPRSKSLRSKVAYQILTAYLDFQIASDEEILNTLISIKVDERSCDLFKVYIYLILTENWLLWGSKLDDKPVICEMWRVLLRNCSCLIPSTDLRSYALKIRDRASYLLHCSSIN; via the exons ATGAGCTCTCGGCTCGACTTCGAGCTCGATGACCCTCTGGTCAATACTCACGTTCCCGCCAAGCGAAG GAAGAAGGTTATCGGTTTGGATGACTTGCTGGCTGATCACTACAAGGAGGAGGGCAAGCGCATCGAGGTGAAATCGAAGAGGAAGAAGCCCCAAAACAATGACAGTTCAGACGATGAAGACAACACCAAGGAAGCACACCTGTCGACTGCTCTCGATCGGTACCATAAACAG ATGCAGGACATGGGCAGTGACGATGAGGTAACCAATTGGGGTTTGCGTGTTTTTGGAACTCAG AAAAATCCACCAGATTCAGATTTCTCCGAGCTCCGAAGCTGCGAGCTTTTGCAGTCTTTTTATGATAATAATCTTGATTCGTTGGTCGGGCTCAACAGAGAAGAAG GGGATGCATTTCTGGAAGGACTATTAGTAAATGGATGGTTGTTGAAGTTGGTAACCACTCAAAATCATGTTGAAGCGGTTGTTGCAAAATGGACCTTCAATTTGA TGATGTTTTCATCAAGAGGACAACTAAGAACACGTGCTTGTAGCTTTTGGTGTGACATATTCTCACTGGAAAATGAG gatGACACATCATACTTTAAGATCGACTGGGTCCCTAATTATTCAGAACTAAGGAGAGCCCTTGATATCTATGGGTACACACACGACCTTTCATCAAATTCAACTTTTTCCTGCGCAG ATTCGCAGCATGTTGGACCATCTCAAAACATTCGGACTTGGATTAAGTTTGTGACTGCTTCTTGTCAAGTAAG GAGCAAAAGGCCCATGTTCTCCTCTGCAGAAGCAGAAGAACTTATCGAAGTAATAGTATCTCTCTTCTTAGATCGCCAACTTGAAGGTCTCTCTGCTTCATTGTATAAATGCATGTTGGCCACGATAAGTTACTTCACAGATGAGGAGTGGAACATCAGCTGTGAGAAAGTAGCAAAATCTATTGCTAACAG AGTACCTCGGGACTTAAATTGCTTGAGAGCTGTGGAGTGCATCTCTGGTGTTGATCCTCGTAGCAAGAGCCTCAGGAGCAAAGTAGCCTATCAGATTCTCACTGCTTATCTCGATTTTCAG ATTGCTAGTGACGAGGAAATCTTGAATACACTCATCTCGATTAAGGTGGACGAGAGGAGTTGTGATCTGTTCAAGGTCTACATCTATCTAATTCTGACGGAGAACTGGCTCTTGTGGGGTTCGAAGCTTGATGATAAGCCTGTGATATGCGAGATGTGGAGGGTCCTCCTTCGAAACTGTTCTTGCCTCATTCCTAGCACCGATCTAAGATCATATGCATTAAAG ATTCGAGATAGAGCTTCATATCTTCTTCACTGTTCCTCTATTAACTAA
- the LOC116200525 gene encoding 20 kDa chaperonin, chloroplastic-like encodes MVKPISSVTASIMQDDMVGILETNNVKDMKPLNDRVLTKVVGAEEKTAGGFLLTEATKEKPLVGTIYQVIAVGPGPLNEEGKRKALSICPGNTVMYSKYDGNEYKGTDGSNYIALRAFDVMAMLL; translated from the exons ATGGTGAAGCCAATTTCTTCGGTCACTGCAAGCATTATGCAG GATGACATGGTTGGCATTCTCGAGACTAACAATGTCAAGGATATGAAGCCCCTAAATGATAGAGTTCTGACTA AGGTGGTGGGAGCGGAGGAGAAGACTGCGGGAGGCTTCTTGTTGACAGAAGCGACCAAGGAGAAACCTTTGGTCGGCACCATATAC CAAGTAATTGCAGTCGGGCCAGGCCCCCTCAATGAGGAAGGGAAGAGGAAGGCGTTGTCAATCTGTCCAGGGAACACTGTGATGTATTCTAAGTATGATGGAAATGAGTACAAGGGAACTGATGGTTCTAACTACATCGCACTTAGAGCTTTTGATGTAATGGCAATGCTCTTGTAG
- the LOC116198582 gene encoding uncharacterized protein LOC116198582 — protein sequence MENQRVPLLSWAYFCHGKTMEELRHTLFYTTLELESTRLAAQEELRKRDDQLIQLKELLNRAMREREEAQEKYQKLLLDKLLLQQQQQQNLTPTAATTPPPLSGVSSVEDDARRGIDSANNGFSSSDCEESIVSSPAAGALPRLPELDAILPEKPVLPEKGKLLQAVMKAGPLLQTLLLAGPLPQWRHPPPPLESFEIPPVTILSPPPPPLLLPDSIVANCGRLCRKKGISEGTDSPTETKFQRVALN from the exons ATGGAGAATCAACGCGTCCCTCTTCTCAGCTGGGCTTACTTCTGCCACGGAAAG ACCATGGAAGAGCTGAGGCACACCCTGTTTTACACCACACTCGAGCTCGAGAGCACGAGGCTCGCCGCCCAGGAGGAGCTGAGGAAGCGGGACGACCAATTGATCCAACTCAAGGAGCTCCTCAACCGGGCCATGAGAGAGCGCGAAGAAGCCCAAGAGAAGTACCAGAAGCTCCTCCTCGATAAGCTCCTTCTCCAACAGCAGCAACAACAGAACTTGACTCCGACTGCTGCGACCACTCCGCCTCCCCTTTCGGGGGTGTCGAGCGTCGAGGACGATGCTCGGAGAGGGATTGACTCTGCCAACAACGGCTTCTCCTCCTCTGACTGTGAGGAAAGCATTGTGTCCTCCCCCGCTGCAGGGGCTCTGCCCCGGCTCCCTGAGCTCGACGCCATCCTGCCCGAGAAACCCGTCCTTCCCGAGAAGGGCAAGCTCCTGCAGGCTGTGATGAAGGCCGGTCCCCTGCTGCAGACTCTGCTACTTGCAGGGCCCCTACCCCAGTGGCGACACCCCCCTCCTCCGCTCGAGTCCTTCGAGATCCCGCCCGTCACTATCCTTTCTCCCCCGCCTCCACCACTCCTCCTCCCGGACTCCATCGTAGCCAACTGCGGCCGACTGTGCCGGAAAAAGGGAATATCCGAGGGAACCGATTCGCCTACCGAGACTAAGTTCCAGAGGGTCGCCCTCAATTGA